In the Mycolicibacter sp. MU0102 genome, one interval contains:
- a CDS encoding arylsulfatase produces the protein MVEFTGKVSLDIRDSEPDWGPFAAPTAPEGAPNVLYLVWDDTGIATWDCFGGLVEMPTMSRIAERGVRLSQFHTTALCSPTRASLLTGRNATSVGMATIEEFTDGFPNCSGRIPFETALLSEVLAEQGWNTFCVGKWHLTPLEESNMAGARRHWPTQRGFERFYGFMGGETNQWYPDLVYDNHPVAPPATPEDGYHLSKDIADKTIEFIRDAQTIAPGKPWFGYVCPGAGHAPHHVFAEWADRYAGRFDMGYEQYREIVLANQKKLGLVPEDTELSEVNPYAGVTSADGQPWPLLDMVRPWDGLDDSEKRLFARMAEVFAGFQTYTDAQIGRILDYLEESGQLDNTIVVVISDNGASGEGGPNGSPNENKFFNGYIDSVEEAMKLFDELGSPETYNHYPVGWAMAFNTPYKLYKRYASHEGGIADPAIVSWPKGIAARGEVRDTYVNVCDVTPTVYDLLGITPPETVRGIAQRPLEGVSFKAALIDPAADTGKHTQFYTMLGTRGIWHRGWFANTVHAATPSGWSHFDDDRWELYHLAEDRSQCHDLAAEHPDKVQELQAMWFAEAEKYNGLPLADLNIFEMTTRQRPYLAGDRTGYTYYPNTAEVPLGACVELRGRSFSVLARVTVDSTAAEGLLFKQGARHGGHALFVQGGKLHYVYNFLGEREQWLSSPGPVPLGQHIFGVRFERTGTVEGSHTPLGSAALYIDDEVVATLPDMVAQPGAFALAGGGVSVGRNTGQAVSSAYRAPFAFTGGTIADVAVDVSGEPYLDVKKTIAAAFSRD, from the coding sequence ATGGTGGAATTCACGGGCAAGGTCAGTCTCGATATCCGGGATTCCGAACCGGACTGGGGGCCGTTCGCGGCGCCGACCGCCCCCGAAGGCGCGCCCAACGTGCTGTACCTGGTCTGGGACGACACCGGCATCGCCACCTGGGACTGCTTCGGCGGGTTGGTGGAGATGCCCACGATGAGTCGGATCGCCGAGCGCGGTGTCCGACTGTCCCAGTTCCACACCACCGCCCTGTGCTCCCCGACCAGGGCCTCGCTGCTGACCGGACGTAACGCCACCAGCGTCGGCATGGCCACCATCGAAGAGTTCACCGACGGCTTCCCCAACTGCAGCGGACGCATCCCCTTCGAAACCGCCCTGCTCAGTGAGGTTCTCGCCGAACAGGGCTGGAACACCTTCTGCGTCGGCAAGTGGCACCTGACCCCGCTGGAAGAGTCCAACATGGCCGGCGCCCGACGGCACTGGCCCACCCAGCGCGGATTCGAACGGTTCTACGGCTTCATGGGAGGTGAGACCAACCAGTGGTACCCGGACCTGGTCTATGACAACCACCCAGTCGCGCCGCCGGCCACGCCGGAGGACGGCTATCACCTGTCCAAGGACATCGCCGACAAGACAATCGAATTCATCCGCGATGCGCAGACCATCGCGCCCGGAAAGCCCTGGTTCGGCTACGTCTGCCCGGGTGCCGGCCACGCCCCGCACCATGTGTTCGCCGAATGGGCCGACCGCTATGCCGGGCGTTTCGACATGGGCTACGAACAGTACCGAGAGATCGTGCTGGCTAACCAGAAGAAGCTGGGGTTGGTGCCGGAAGACACTGAGCTGTCCGAGGTCAACCCGTACGCGGGCGTCACCAGTGCCGACGGCCAGCCCTGGCCACTGCTGGACATGGTCCGTCCGTGGGACGGTCTCGATGACTCCGAGAAGCGTCTGTTCGCTCGGATGGCTGAGGTGTTCGCGGGTTTCCAGACTTACACCGACGCCCAGATCGGGCGGATCTTGGATTACCTGGAAGAGTCGGGGCAACTCGACAACACCATCGTCGTGGTGATCTCCGACAACGGAGCCAGCGGCGAGGGCGGTCCGAACGGGTCGCCCAACGAGAACAAGTTCTTCAACGGCTACATCGACTCCGTCGAAGAGGCGATGAAACTCTTCGATGAGCTGGGCAGTCCGGAAACCTACAACCACTACCCGGTCGGGTGGGCGATGGCGTTCAACACGCCCTACAAGCTCTACAAGCGCTATGCCTCCCATGAAGGCGGCATCGCCGACCCCGCGATCGTCAGCTGGCCCAAGGGAATCGCCGCGCGCGGCGAGGTGCGCGACACCTATGTCAACGTGTGCGACGTGACCCCGACGGTCTACGACCTGCTCGGCATCACACCGCCGGAAACTGTGCGCGGTATTGCCCAGCGGCCGCTGGAAGGTGTGAGTTTCAAAGCGGCGCTGATTGACCCGGCCGCTGATACCGGCAAGCACACCCAGTTCTATACGATGCTGGGCACCCGCGGGATCTGGCACCGTGGCTGGTTCGCCAACACAGTGCACGCGGCAACCCCGTCGGGCTGGAGTCACTTCGACGACGACCGGTGGGAGCTCTACCACCTCGCCGAGGACCGCAGTCAGTGCCACGACCTGGCCGCTGAGCATCCGGACAAAGTCCAAGAACTCCAGGCGATGTGGTTCGCCGAGGCCGAGAAGTACAACGGTCTGCCGTTGGCGGACTTGAATATCTTCGAGATGACCACCCGCCAGCGGCCGTACCTGGCCGGCGACCGTACCGGTTACACCTATTACCCGAACACCGCTGAGGTGCCGTTGGGGGCGTGCGTGGAGCTTCGCGGTCGATCCTTCTCGGTGTTGGCCCGCGTTACGGTGGATTCCACTGCTGCGGAGGGGCTGCTGTTCAAGCAGGGTGCCCGACACGGCGGTCATGCGCTGTTCGTTCAGGGCGGCAAACTGCACTACGTCTACAACTTCCTCGGCGAGCGCGAACAGTGGCTGTCCTCGCCCGGCCCGGTTCCGTTGGGGCAGCATATTTTCGGCGTCCGATTCGAGCGCACCGGAACGGTCGAGGGCAGTCACACGCCTCTCGGCTCGGCCGCGCTGTACATCGACGACGAAGTAGTCGCCACCCTGCCCGACATGGTCGCCCAGCCGGGTGCCTTCGCGTTGGCCGGAGGTGGAGTCAGCGTCGGGCGCAATACCGGCCAGGCGGTGTCGTCGGCGTACCGTGCTCCGTTCGCCTTCACCGGCGGGACCATCGCGGACGTCGCCGTGGATGTCAGCGGTGAGCCGTACCTGGATGTGAAAAAGACTATCGCTGCTGCATTCTCGCGGGACTGA
- a CDS encoding LysR family transcriptional regulator, whose amino-acid sequence MELRQLKHFVAVAEELHFTRAAAKVHVVQSTLSASISSLEQELGTALLVRNNRRVDLTTAGLALLPDAQNALAAADHARAAVDAVRGVLCGRLSIGVIQGLGTVDLAGLLACYHRNFPRIDITLRHDSIDTLVQATADGDVDLAFVCRPYDGSRVKDLSLGIEPLVLAVRRDDPLAASDAVPLTDLREREFVERRADLRTRLHIDGICAELGFVRTVCAESNSPLDLVDLVVAGVGVAFLPPSLVAKSDQLVGVATDPAIPRELALITPLERAPSPAAAAFLGELVSAGIGDNRLSATRARPQASNAAACAPGR is encoded by the coding sequence ATGGAGCTGCGGCAGCTGAAACACTTTGTCGCTGTGGCCGAAGAGCTGCACTTCACGCGGGCGGCTGCGAAGGTCCACGTGGTGCAGTCCACCCTGTCCGCATCGATCAGCAGCCTGGAGCAGGAGCTCGGAACCGCGTTGTTGGTCCGCAACAATCGCCGCGTCGACCTCACCACGGCTGGACTGGCGCTGCTGCCGGACGCACAGAATGCCCTGGCTGCGGCCGACCACGCACGGGCCGCCGTCGACGCGGTCAGGGGAGTGCTGTGCGGGCGGCTGAGTATCGGGGTGATCCAGGGGCTGGGAACCGTCGATCTCGCGGGGTTGCTGGCCTGCTATCACCGAAATTTTCCGCGCATCGATATCACGCTGCGACACGACTCCATCGACACGTTGGTGCAGGCGACCGCCGACGGCGACGTGGACCTGGCCTTCGTCTGTCGACCCTACGACGGGAGCCGGGTCAAGGACCTGTCGTTGGGAATCGAGCCGCTGGTGCTGGCGGTACGCCGCGACGATCCGCTCGCGGCCAGCGATGCCGTCCCGCTGACTGACCTGCGTGAGCGTGAGTTCGTCGAGCGCCGGGCGGACCTTCGAACGCGCCTGCACATTGATGGCATCTGCGCCGAACTCGGTTTTGTCCGAACCGTCTGCGCCGAATCCAATAGTCCGCTCGACCTGGTCGACCTGGTTGTTGCCGGCGTGGGCGTGGCATTTCTTCCGCCGTCGCTGGTGGCGAAGTCAGATCAGCTGGTCGGGGTGGCAACCGACCCGGCGATCCCACGCGAGCTGGCGCTGATCACCCCGCTGGAGCGGGCGCCCTCGCCGGCGGCCGCCGCATTCCTCGGCGAGCTGGTGTCGGCCGGCATCGGCGACAACCGCCTATCGGCTACGCGTGCGCGGCCCCAGGCTTCAAACGCTGCCGCCTGCGCGCCGGGCCGGTAG
- the eccE gene encoding type VII secretion protein EccE — MRAQHSFGLNLSWLRVTTVFLIDIGILWIAGHWPAQLGPAERAWWPAVGVAAVLSTAALITHRRVPLTAIVSARLLDRFATPAAFLTEGCTPGFDHRRRYSRDVVGVREHRGRLVSVIAVPAAPVGATGRHRRVPAPVPTLSAELVAAGLRQFDVRLDGIDIVSVRTCDSPTDAPDDERGNDATAVNGPDSCAPQDNWLILRMDPMHNTEAVAVRDSVAATLAVATERLARDLCERHLDARILSADEFDQVDTALLAGLQPTRLRRRRRRLKQKESKGPKQFAATLWMSPRDINTENLERLWLPETDTTAVTVRLTPQQRHTDVAVLVRYHTASRLPRNASAGLNRLNGRQLTALSTSLPTPTQRTLAVPARVLNGEDSLQVPLGPTAPQPLARVKVPA, encoded by the coding sequence ATGAGGGCGCAGCATTCCTTCGGGCTCAATCTGTCCTGGCTGCGCGTGACCACGGTATTTCTGATCGATATCGGCATCTTATGGATCGCCGGTCATTGGCCGGCCCAACTCGGGCCCGCCGAGCGCGCTTGGTGGCCGGCGGTCGGCGTTGCCGCGGTGCTCTCGACGGCTGCGTTGATCACCCACCGTCGGGTACCGCTGACGGCGATCGTGTCGGCTCGGCTACTCGATCGCTTCGCGACCCCTGCGGCGTTTCTCACCGAAGGCTGCACGCCCGGCTTCGACCACCGCCGTCGATACAGTCGCGACGTCGTCGGAGTACGCGAACATCGCGGGCGACTGGTATCGGTGATCGCCGTACCGGCCGCGCCAGTCGGAGCTACTGGGCGGCATCGCCGGGTCCCGGCGCCGGTACCGACGCTCTCCGCAGAGCTCGTCGCCGCCGGCCTGCGCCAGTTCGACGTACGCCTGGATGGGATCGACATCGTGTCAGTACGAACGTGCGACTCCCCCACTGATGCTCCCGATGACGAACGCGGGAACGACGCGACGGCGGTCAATGGGCCCGACTCCTGCGCACCCCAGGACAACTGGTTGATCCTGCGGATGGATCCGATGCACAACACCGAGGCGGTGGCGGTCCGCGACTCAGTCGCCGCGACCCTGGCCGTAGCCACCGAACGACTGGCGCGAGACTTGTGCGAGCGTCACCTGGACGCGCGCATCCTGTCCGCCGACGAGTTCGACCAGGTCGACACGGCGCTCCTGGCCGGTCTGCAGCCCACCCGTCTCCGCCGACGTCGCCGCCGCCTGAAGCAGAAAGAGAGCAAGGGCCCCAAGCAGTTCGCGGCCACATTATGGATGTCGCCGCGCGACATCAACACAGAGAATCTAGAGCGGCTGTGGCTGCCGGAGACCGATACGACCGCGGTGACGGTGCGCCTGACGCCGCAGCAGCGCCACACCGACGTCGCGGTCCTGGTGCGCTACCACACCGCGAGCAGATTGCCCCGGAACGCCTCGGCAGGCTTGAACCGTCTCAACGGCCGCCAACTGACGGCCTTAAGTACCAGCCTGCCGACGCCGACCCAACGCACGCTGGCGGTCCCGGCCCGGGTGCTCAACGGCGAGGATTCGTTGCAGGTTCCGCTCGGCCCGACTGCGCCGCAACCGTTGGCGCGGGTCAAAGTTCCGGCATGA
- the rpsQ gene encoding 30S ribosomal protein S17: MAQAAKANAAEKGAKHTPRTETVRGRRKTQIGYVVSDKMEKTIVVELEDRVRHPLYGKIIRTTKKVKAHDENNTAGIGDRVSLMETRPLSASKRWRLVEILEKAK; the protein is encoded by the coding sequence ATGGCACAGGCTGCAAAGGCTAACGCCGCGGAGAAGGGTGCCAAGCACACCCCGCGCACGGAGACGGTGCGGGGCCGCCGCAAGACCCAGATCGGCTACGTGGTCAGCGACAAGATGGAGAAGACCATCGTCGTCGAGCTCGAAGACCGTGTGCGGCACCCGCTGTACGGCAAGATCATCCGGACCACCAAGAAGGTCAAGGCTCACGACGAGAACAACACGGCCGGCATCGGCGACCGCGTGTCGCTGATGGAGACCCGTCCGTTGTCGGCGTCGAAGCGCTGGCGCCTGGTCGAGATCCTGGAAAAGGCCAAGTAA
- the rpmC gene encoding 50S ribosomal protein L29, with protein MAVGVTAGELRELNADELVEQLRESKEELFNLRFQMATGQLTNNRRLRTVRHQIARIYTVLRERELGLASGPAGSEGEAS; from the coding sequence ATGGCAGTGGGAGTTACCGCTGGCGAACTGCGCGAGCTTAACGCCGACGAGCTCGTCGAGCAGTTGCGCGAGTCCAAAGAAGAGCTGTTCAACCTGCGTTTCCAGATGGCGACCGGGCAGCTCACCAACAACCGTCGGCTCCGCACGGTGCGCCACCAGATTGCGCGCATCTACACCGTGTTGCGCGAACGGGAACTGGGCCTGGCGTCCGGTCCCGCTGGTTCTGAAGGCGAGGCATCGTAA
- the rplP gene encoding 50S ribosomal protein L16, with amino-acid sequence MLIPRKVKHRKQHHPKQRGIASGGTAVTFGEYGIQALEHAYVTNRQIESARIAINRHIKRGGKVWINIFPDRPLTKKPAETRMGSGKGSPEWWVANVKPGRVLFELSYPNEAIARAALTRAIHKLPIKARIVTREEQF; translated from the coding sequence ATGTTGATTCCCCGTAAGGTCAAGCACCGCAAGCAGCACCACCCCAAGCAGCGCGGTATCGCCAGCGGCGGCACCGCGGTGACGTTCGGTGAGTACGGCATCCAGGCACTGGAGCACGCCTACGTCACCAACCGGCAGATCGAGTCGGCTCGTATCGCCATCAACCGGCACATCAAGCGTGGCGGCAAGGTGTGGATCAACATCTTCCCGGACCGTCCGCTGACCAAGAAGCCCGCCGAGACCCGTATGGGTTCCGGTAAGGGTTCGCCGGAATGGTGGGTCGCCAACGTCAAGCCGGGCCGGGTGCTGTTCGAGCTGAGCTACCCGAATGAGGCCATTGCCCGCGCCGCACTGACCCGGGCGATCCACAAGCTGCCGATCAAGGCGCGAATCGTCACCCGAGAGGAGCAGTTCTGA
- the rpsC gene encoding 30S ribosomal protein S3: MGQKINPHGFRLGITTDWKSRWYADKQYADYVKEDVAIRRLLSSGLERAGIADVEIERTRDRVRVDIHTARPGIVIGRRGTEADRIRADLEKLTGKQVQLNILEVKNPESTAQLVAQGVAEQLSNRVAFRRAMRKAIQSAMRQPNVKGIRVQCSGRLGGAEMSRSEFYREGRVPLHTLRADIDYGLYEAKTTFGRIGVKVWIYKGDIVGGKRELAAAAPSADRPRRERPTGTRPRRSGASGTTATSTDAGRAAESTDNAAAAETVTETAPAAAETQSTES; this comes from the coding sequence ATGGGCCAGAAGATCAACCCGCACGGCTTCCGGCTCGGGATCACCACCGACTGGAAGTCGCGGTGGTACGCCGACAAGCAGTACGCGGACTACGTCAAGGAAGACGTGGCGATCCGCCGGCTGCTGTCCAGTGGCCTGGAGCGCGCCGGCATCGCGGACGTCGAGATCGAGCGCACCCGTGACCGGGTCCGCGTGGACATCCACACGGCTCGACCGGGCATCGTCATCGGTCGCCGCGGCACCGAGGCGGACCGGATCCGTGCCGACCTGGAGAAGCTGACCGGCAAGCAGGTACAGCTGAACATCCTCGAGGTCAAGAACCCCGAATCGACGGCGCAGCTGGTTGCCCAGGGCGTCGCGGAGCAGCTGAGCAACCGTGTGGCTTTCCGCCGCGCGATGCGTAAGGCGATCCAGTCGGCGATGCGTCAGCCCAACGTCAAGGGCATCCGGGTGCAGTGCTCGGGCCGCCTCGGCGGTGCTGAGATGAGCCGCTCGGAGTTCTACCGCGAGGGTCGGGTGCCGCTGCACACGCTGCGGGCCGACATCGACTACGGGCTGTACGAGGCGAAGACCACCTTCGGCCGGATCGGCGTGAAGGTCTGGATCTACAAGGGCGACATCGTCGGTGGCAAGCGCGAGCTGGCCGCTGCCGCACCGTCGGCCGACCGTCCGCGCCGCGAGCGCCCGACGGGCACCCGCCCGCGCCGCAGCGGCGCCTCGGGTACCACCGCGACCAGCACCGACGCCGGGCGGGCCGCTGAGAGCACTGACAACGCCGCTGCTGCGGAAACGGTCACCGAGACCGCTCCCGCCGCAGCGGAAACGCAGAGCACGGAGAGCTAA
- the rplV gene encoding 50S ribosomal protein L22 produces MSVTTEFPSAVAKARHVGISASKARRVINLVRGKSVADALDILRWAPQQASLPVAKVIASAAANAQNNDGLDPSTLVVASVFADEGPTAKRIKPRAQGRAYRIRRRTSHITVIVESRPSSGGGSAQSASAARARRAQGSKAASGQAGATAPAKKASAAKATEKAPAKKASAAKAADKTTEKAAAKKAPAKKAAAKKAPETSDAKEGSE; encoded by the coding sequence GTGAGCGTTACGACTGAATTTCCGTCTGCTGTCGCCAAGGCCCGCCACGTGGGTATCTCGGCCAGCAAAGCACGCCGGGTGATCAACCTGGTCCGTGGCAAGTCGGTGGCCGATGCGTTGGACATCCTGCGCTGGGCACCGCAGCAGGCCAGCCTGCCGGTGGCCAAGGTCATCGCCAGCGCGGCGGCCAACGCCCAGAACAACGACGGCCTGGACCCGTCCACCCTCGTGGTGGCCAGCGTCTTCGCCGACGAGGGCCCGACCGCTAAGCGGATCAAGCCGCGCGCCCAGGGGCGTGCGTACCGGATCCGTCGGCGCACCAGCCACATCACGGTGATCGTGGAGAGCCGGCCGTCCTCCGGCGGTGGCTCGGCACAGTCGGCCAGCGCTGCACGGGCGCGTCGTGCGCAGGGCAGCAAGGCCGCCTCCGGACAGGCGGGTGCGACGGCCCCGGCGAAGAAGGCTTCGGCGGCCAAGGCGACCGAGAAGGCGCCGGCCAAGAAGGCTTCCGCAGCCAAGGCTGCCGACAAGACGACTGAGAAAGCTGCGGCGAAGAAGGCGCCCGCCAAGAAGGCGGCAGCCAAGAAGGCGCCTGAGACGTCCGACGCGAAGGAGGGCTCGGAGTAA
- the rpsS gene encoding 30S ribosomal protein S19, whose amino-acid sequence MPRSLKKGPFVDEHVLKKVDVQNEKNTKQVIKTWSRRSTIIPDFIGHTFAVHDGRKHVPVFVTESMVGHKLGEFAPTRTFKGHIKDDRKAKRR is encoded by the coding sequence ATGCCACGCAGCCTCAAGAAGGGTCCGTTCGTCGACGAGCATGTGCTCAAGAAGGTCGACGTTCAGAACGAGAAGAACACCAAGCAGGTCATCAAGACCTGGTCACGTCGGTCGACGATCATCCCGGACTTCATCGGGCACACGTTCGCCGTACACGACGGCCGCAAGCATGTTCCGGTATTCGTCACCGAGTCGATGGTCGGGCACAAGCTCGGCGAATTTGCTCCGACGCGCACCTTCAAGGGACACATCAAAGACGACCGGAAGGCTAAGCGCCGGTGA